The Iamia sp. SCSIO 61187 genomic sequence CAGCGCGGCGCGCGCCTCGGGGTCGGTGACCTCGACCGCGGGGCACGGCGGCGGCTCCTCGGGGGGCTCGCTCGCCGCGGGCACGGCCACCTCGGTCACGCCCCCGCCGACGTCGAGCACCACGGCGTGGTTCGGCCCCCGCTCGGCCGACCACCGGGCGTCGTGCACCCCCCACAGCGCCAGCCCGCGATCGGGCCAGTAGGTGAAGGCGTGGTGGTCCGCTCGGACGCTGTCGGTCGACCAGGGTCGCTCCCAGCTGCCGACGATGGCCGGCGCGTCGGGGTCGCTCACGTCGAGCAGCTGGGCCACGACCCAGCTCCGGGTCTGGCGATCGTCGCCCTCACCGACCTCGTCGCTGCGGGCGCCGACCATGAGGGCGCGCCCCTCCGGCAGCGGGTGGAAGTAGCCGACGTCGCCCGGGACGGTGACGGCCCCCGCCCGGCGGGGTGCGGCGGGGTCGGTGACGTCGATGACCGAGACGGTCCGGCCGAAGAAGCCGGCCGAGACCAGCACCCGGCCCTCGACGAAGCGCACCGCGGCGACGGCGCCGTCCCCCTCGGCCAGGTCCTCGACCTGGGAGGCCACGTCGAGGGCACCCTCCCCGTCCGGGGTCAGGACCGTCAGGTCGACGACGGCGTCGGGCTGCTGCTGCCAGGGCGTGCCCTCGGTGGTCACCACGGCCAGCGAGTCGCCGATCTCGCCGAAGGCGAACTGCCCGACCGTGGACCCGTCGACAATGCCCGACCCGTCGTAGGACGGCGGCTCCTCGTCGGTGAAGCTGAACTCGTGGACGGCGGTCTGCCAGTCGTCGAAGGTGAGGGTCTCCCGGTCGATCGGGTCGACCCACACCTCGGAGCTGATCGCCACCCGGTCGAGCCCGGCGTAGAGGGTCCGGCCGGGCGCCAGGATCGACGTGCCGGTGGGCGCGAACCGGCCGGTGCCGAGCGGGAAGGTCACCATCGAGGTCATGGCCACGCCCGAGAAGGTGTCGGGCACGTGGACCCGCTCGCAGGGAACCAGGCGCTGGCCGTCCTCGCCGTCCCGCTGCCACTCGGGGATCCAGTCGTCGGCGCTCGACCCGGCCACGATGCGGCGGTTCTGGTCGAGCGCGGTCGCCACCGACGGCGGTGTGGTCGGCATCACGAACCCGAGGTCGGCCAGGTCCGACGTGGTCACCAGCCGGATCTCCCCGTCGACGAGCCGGGCCGCCACCAGCCGGCCCTCGACCCGGACGCGGTCGGTGACGGTCGGCGCCGCCGGGTCGGTCGCGTCGACGAAGGTCACCGTCAGGAAGTCGACCGACGCCCGGGTGGCCGAGGGATCGCCCTCCACGGGCTCGGACACCTCGACCTCGGAGCCGAAGACGGCGACCTTCCCGTCGGCGACCAGCAGCTCGCTCACCTGGGCCGGGGGGTCGTCCTCGCCCGCCGGCCCGGGGGTGACGTCGAGGGACGCGAGCACCTCGAGGGTCGTGGCCTCGGTGATGCGGAGGTTCCCGCGCCCGTCGAGGTCGTAGATCAGGTCCCCCTCCGCCTTCACCAGGTCGAGCTCGTCGACCCCGGTGACCTGCACGTTGGTCCCCAGCGTCTCGCCGCCCGCGGTTCCCGCGCCGTCGGCCGGCGCGGCGGCGTCGTCGAACCCCTCCGTGGAGGCCTGCCGCTCCTGGAGCTCCATCCCGACGGCGCCGAAGCCACCGCCGAAGGCCCCGAACCCCCGGCTGCCGACGTGCTCGGCCCCGACCCGGCGGAGGTCGGTGATCAGGGCGTCGCAGTCGGGGAAGGTCGACACCGAGCTGACCAACTGCACCTCGGTGGGGTCGACGGGCTCGTCGTCGAGCGCGGCGACCAGGCGGTCGACGTCCTCCCCGCCGGGGGCGCCGGCCGGCCCACCACCGTCGCCGTCGCCGTCGTCGGCGGCCTGCACGCCGATTAGCACCCCGCCCAGCAGGGCGACGACCACCGCGACGGCGGCCACGCCGCCCATCCGGCGGAGCCGGCGACGCTGGATCGCCCGCTCGACGCCGGACGGCGTGACGGGAGCGACCCGCTGGCGGAGGCGGGCCCCGGCAGCGGCGAGGGCCGCGTCCTCCTGGTCGCCGACCGGGGCGTCACCGAGATCGTCGTTCGGGTCCTCGGGCTGGGGGTGGTCGTTCATGGTGCGCTCTGTCCTTCCGCGTACG encodes the following:
- a CDS encoding beta-propeller domain-containing protein, translated to MNDHPQPEDPNDDLGDAPVGDQEDAALAAAGARLRQRVAPVTPSGVERAIQRRRLRRMGGVAAVAVVVALLGGVLIGVQAADDGDGDGGGPAGAPGGEDVDRLVAALDDEPVDPTEVQLVSSVSTFPDCDALITDLRRVGAEHVGSRGFGAFGGGFGAVGMELQERQASTEGFDDAAAPADGAGTAGGETLGTNVQVTGVDELDLVKAEGDLIYDLDGRGNLRITEATTLEVLASLDVTPGPAGEDDPPAQVSELLVADGKVAVFGSEVEVSEPVEGDPSATRASVDFLTVTFVDATDPAAPTVTDRVRVEGRLVAARLVDGEIRLVTTSDLADLGFVMPTTPPSVATALDQNRRIVAGSSADDWIPEWQRDGEDGQRLVPCERVHVPDTFSGVAMTSMVTFPLGTGRFAPTGTSILAPGRTLYAGLDRVAISSEVWVDPIDRETLTFDDWQTAVHEFSFTDEEPPSYDGSGIVDGSTVGQFAFGEIGDSLAVVTTEGTPWQQQPDAVVDLTVLTPDGEGALDVASQVEDLAEGDGAVAAVRFVEGRVLVSAGFFGRTVSVIDVTDPAAPRRAGAVTVPGDVGYFHPLPEGRALMVGARSDEVGEGDDRQTRSWVVAQLLDVSDPDAPAIVGSWERPWSTDSVRADHHAFTYWPDRGLALWGVHDARWSAERGPNHAVVLDVGGGVTEVAVPAASEPPEEPPPCPAVEVTDPEARAALGPGGVALRCDDPDRRTVEWPRYGCFRVDASLVARFAPGEEFNGSIFACSPAPAPTVARVLVVSGTPMLLTDQTLERLDPTTFASTAVAYHPSSGVGLGEG